From a single Nocardioides panacis genomic region:
- a CDS encoding sigma-70 family RNA polymerase sigma factor → MGVDLEGLAYEHGPALLRFAYLLTGDRDAAQDLTQAVFEKLGRRGSADIEDLPVYARRALVNLHRTEWRRTAVRRRSLVRLAGLADTHPHDRDPVDATYVRDAVGQALGVLPARQRAAIVLRYYEDRDDRQIADLLGCRPATVRSLLARGRAALRSELAGLLEPEDGGDR, encoded by the coding sequence ATGGGCGTTGATCTCGAAGGGCTGGCGTACGAGCACGGCCCTGCCCTGTTGAGGTTCGCGTACCTGCTTACCGGGGACAGGGACGCAGCCCAAGACCTGACCCAGGCGGTCTTCGAGAAGCTGGGTCGCCGCGGCAGTGCGGACATCGAGGACCTGCCTGTGTATGCGCGCCGCGCTTTGGTGAACCTGCATCGGACTGAGTGGCGCCGCACGGCTGTACGTCGACGCTCGCTGGTTCGGCTCGCGGGGCTGGCCGACACCCACCCGCACGATCGGGACCCGGTCGACGCCACGTACGTCCGCGACGCGGTCGGGCAGGCGCTAGGGGTGCTGCCGGCGCGGCAGCGGGCCGCGATCGTCTTGAGGTACTACGAGGACCGCGACGACCGGCAGATCGCGGACCTTCTCGGTTGCCGGCCGGCGACCGTCCGGAGCTTGTTGGCCCGGGGTCGTGCGGCGTTGCGTTCGGAGCTCGCTGGGCTGTTGGAGCCCGAGGACGGAGGAGACCGGTGA